One part of the Vicia villosa cultivar HV-30 ecotype Madison, WI linkage group LG6, Vvil1.0, whole genome shotgun sequence genome encodes these proteins:
- the LOC131612646 gene encoding zinc finger CCCH domain-containing protein 48-like isoform X1, whose protein sequence is MLYSGSKDQSIKVWDLDKFECKMTLNAHTGEVTSLICWDKFLLSGSSDCTIKVWYKTVEDTLEVAYSHNTLLEKMKSVYTNVEGLPPDRIVESNCFSRAWYFGHG, encoded by the exons ATGTTGTACTCAGGATCCAAGGATCAAAGCATCAAG GTTTGGGACCTAGACAAATTTGAGTGTAAAATGACACTCAATGCGCATACAGGAGAAGTCACATCCCTTATTTGTTGGGACAAATTCTTGCTATCCGGTTCATCAGACTGCACTATCAAGGTCTGGTATAAAACCGTCGAGGATACTTTGGAAGTTGCATATTCACACAAT ACTTTGCTTGAGAAGATGAAGTCGGTGTACACGAATGTAGAAGGTCTTCCTCCGGATCGAATTGTGGAAAGCAATTGCTTCTCCAGGGcgtggtattttggccatggatga
- the LOC131612646 gene encoding zinc finger CCCH domain-containing protein 62-like isoform X2: MLYSGSKDQSIKVWDLDKFECKMTLNAHTGEVTSLICWDKFLLSGSSDCTIKTLLEKMKSVYTNVEGLPPDRIVESNCFSRAWYFGHG, translated from the exons ATGTTGTACTCAGGATCCAAGGATCAAAGCATCAAG GTTTGGGACCTAGACAAATTTGAGTGTAAAATGACACTCAATGCGCATACAGGAGAAGTCACATCCCTTATTTGTTGGGACAAATTCTTGCTATCCGGTTCATCAGACTGCACTATCAAG ACTTTGCTTGAGAAGATGAAGTCGGTGTACACGAATGTAGAAGGTCTTCCTCCGGATCGAATTGTGGAAAGCAATTGCTTCTCCAGGGcgtggtattttggccatggatga
- the LOC131610359 gene encoding oligopeptide transporter 5-like gives MKKNASPQSSEHCMSVTTPLLDLEKEAEISCSGVTQNRDIEDEEKDDYSINDSPIEQVRLTVPITDDPSQPALTFRTWILGLASCALLAFVNQFLGYKTNPLKITSVSAQIITLPLGKLMAATLPTKPIQVPFTDLSFSLNPGPFSLKEHVLITIFASSGSSGVYAINILTIVKAFYHRNIHPVAAYLLALSTQMLGYGWAGIFRRFLVDSPYMWWPENLVQVSLFRAFHEKEERPKGTSGLQFFFVVFVASFAYYIVPGYFFQAISTVSFVCLIWKDSVTAQQIGSGMKGLGIGSFGLDWNTVAGFLGSPLAVPGFAIINIMAGFLVYMYVLIPIAYWNNLYDAKKFPLISSHTFDSTGATYNVTRILNAKTFDIDMESYNNYSKIYLSVTFAFQYGLSFAALTSTISHVILFHGKMMLQMWKRTTSELKHLGDVHTRIMKRNYEQVPEWWFVTILILMVMMALVSCEGFGKQLQLPWWGILLSLAIALVFTLPIGVIEATTNTRTGLNVFTELVIGYIYPGKPLANIAFKTYGHVSMVQALGFLGDFKLGHYMKIPPKSMFIVQLVGTVVSSSIHFGTAWWLLTSIENICDESLLPKGSPWTCPGDDAFYNASIIWGVVGPKRMFTKDGVYPEMNWFFLIGFIAPFPVWLLSIRLPNHKWIKLINIPIIILGASTIPPRRSVNYISWGIVGIFFNFYVYRKFKGWWARYTYILSAGLDAGVAFMGLVLYFALQSYGIFGPTWWGLEADHCPLAGCPTAQGVYAEGCSVP, from the exons ATGAAAAAGAATGCATCACCTCAGTCTTCAGAGCATTGCATGTCTGTTACCACTCCTCTTCTTGATCTGGAAAAG GAAGCTGAGATTTCATGTAGTGGAGTAACTCAAAATAGGGACATAGAGGATGAAGAGAAAGATGACTATAGCATTAATGATAGTCCCATTGAGCAAGTGAGGCTAACAGTTCCAATCACTGATGACCCTTCTCAGCCAGCACTCACTTTCCGGACATGGATTCTAGGACTAGCATCATGTGCGCTCCTTGCATTTGTGAACCAATTCTTAGGCTACAAAACCAACCCTTTGAAAATCACTTCTGTCTCAGCTCAGATTATTACACTCCCACTTGGGAAGCTTATGGCTGCAACACTTCCCACAAAACCAATTCAAGTCCCTTTCACAGATTTGTCTTTTTCGCTGAATCCGGGGCCATTCTCTTTAAAGGAACATGTGTTGATAACCATCTTTGCTAGCTCAGGATCTAGTGGTGTTTATGCAATTAACATACTCACAATTGTTAAGGCTTTCTATCATAGGAATATCCATCCTGTAGCGGCTTATTTGTTAGCGCTATCGACTCAGATGCTAGGGTATGGATGGGCTGGTATTTTCAGAAGGTTCCTTGTTGATTCACCTTACATGTGGTGGCCTGAAAACCTTGTGCAAGTGTCTCTATTTAGGGCATTTCATGAAAAAGAAGAAAGGCCTAAAGGTACTTCTGGGCTGCAATTCTTTTTCGTAGTCTTTGTAGCTAGCTTTGCGTATTACATTGTTCCGGGATACTTTTTTCAAGCAATATCAACTGTctcttttgtttgtttgatttggaaAGATTCAGTCACTGCCCAACAGATTGGTTCGGGCATGAAAGGCCTCGGTATCGGTTCGTTTGGTCTTGACTGGAACACCGTTGCTGGCTTCTTAGGTAGTCCTTTGGCTGTGCCTGGCTTTGCTATCATCAACATAATGGCAGGATTTTTAGTGTATATGTATGTTTTGATTCCAATTGCTTATTGGAATAATTTATATGATGCAAAAAAGTTTCCTCTCATTAGTTCTCACACATTTGACTCTACCGGTGCAACATACAATGTTACTCGGATTCTCAATGCCAAAACTTTCGACATTGATATGGAAAGTTACAACAATTATAGCAAGATCTATCTGAGCGTTACGTTTGCCTTTCAGTATGGCTTGAGCTTTGCAGCTCTTACATCTACTATTTCACACGTGATCCTCTTCCACGGAAAAATGATGCTTCAGATGTGGAAGAGGACCACGAGTGAATTAAAACATCTCGGAGATGTCCATACAAGAATCATGAAGAGGAACTATGAACAAGTCCCTGAATGGTGGTTTGTCACCATTCTGATTCTAATGGTCATGATGGCCTTAGTATCCTGTGAAGGCTTCGGCAAGCAGCTCCAACTTCCATGGTGGGGAATCTTGCTTTCTTTGGCAATTGCATTAGTTTTCACTTTACCAATTGGTGTCATTGAAGCAACAACAAACACAAGAACAGGTCTCAATGTGTTCACAGAGTTGGTTATCGGTTACATCTATCCAGGAAAGCCACTAGCTAATATAGCTTTCAAAACATACGGTCATGTCAGCATGGTGCAAGCACTTGGTTTTCTTGGTGACTTCAAACTAGGCCACTATATGAAAATTCCACCAAAATCAATGTTCATTGTGCAGCTTGTAGGCACAGTAGTTTCTTCATCTATTCACTTTGGAACAGCATGGTGGCTTCTCACTTCTATTGAGAATATATGCGATGAATCATTGTTGCCAAAAGGTAGTCCTTGGACATGTCCCGGTGATGATGCGTTTTACAATGCTTCCATTATATGGGGAGTTGTAGGGCCAAAGAGAATGTTTACTAAAGACGGCGTTTATCCTGAGATGAATTGGTTTTTCCTTATTGGTTTTATTGCACCTTTTCCAGTGTGGCTTCTATCTATCAGACTTCCTAACCACAAGTGGATTAAACTTATCAACATTCCTATTATCATTTTAGGTGCATCTACCATTCCACCTAGGAGATCTGTGAATTATATTAgttgggggattgttggaatatttttcaatttctatGTTTATAGAAAGTTCAAAGGTTGGTGGGCTAGATATACTTATATTCTGTCAGCTGGTTTAGATGCTGGAGTTGCTTTCATGGGTTTAGTACTTTACTTTGCTCTTCAATCATATGGTATTTTTGGTCCAACATGGTGGGGTCTTGAAGCAGATCACTGCCCTTTGGCAGGATGCCCTACAGCTCAAGGTGTATATGCAGAGGGTTGTTCTGTTCCCTGA
- the LOC131610361 gene encoding oligopeptide transporter 1-like isoform X2 — protein sequence MEAEIPSGGVSDEYSINDSPIEQVRLTVPITDDPSQPALTFRTWILGLASCVLLAFVNQFLGYRTNPLKISSVSAQIITLPLGKLMAATLPTKPIQVPFTDLSFSLNPGPFSLKEHVLITIFASSGSSGVYAISIITIVKAFYHKNIHPVAAYLLALSTQMLGYGWAGIFRRFLVDSPYMWWPENLVQVSLFRAFHEKEKRPKGGTSRLQFFFIVFVASFVYNIVPGYFFQAISTVSFVCMIWKDSITAQQIGSGMKGLGVGSFGLDWNTVAGFLGSPLAVPGFATINILAGFLLYMYVLIPIAYWNNLFDAQKFPLISSHTFDSTGSTYNVTRILNTKTFDIDLESYNNYSKIYMSITFAFKYGLSFTALTATISHVVLFHGEMILQMWKKTTNSLKQLGDVHTRIMKKNYEQVPDWWFITILILMVMMALLACEGFGKQLQLPWWGVLLSLSIALLSTLPIGVIEATTNIRTGLNVITELVIGFIYPGKPLANVAFKTYGHISMVQALGFLGDFKLGHYMKIPPKSMFIVQLVGTVVSSSVQFGTAWWLLTSIENICDESLLPKGSPWTCPGDDVFYNASIIWGVVGPKRMFTKDGVYPEMNWFFLIGLLAPVPVWLLSRKFPNQKWIKLINIPTIAVGASGIPPVRSVNYITWGLVGIFFNFYVYRKFKGWWARHTYILSAGLDAGVAFMGLVLYFALQSYGIFGPTWWGLEADHCPLARCPTAQGVHAEGCPVP from the exons ATG GAAGCTGAGATACCAAGTGGAGGAGTGTCTGATGAATATAGTATTAATGATAGTCCCATTGAGCAAGTGAGGCTTACAGTTCCAATCACTGATGACCCTTCTCAGCCAGCACTCACTTTCAGGACATGGATTCTAGGATTAGCTTCATGTGTGCTTCTTGCATTTGTGAATCAATTCTTAGGCTACAGAACCAACCCTTTGAAAATCAGTTCTGTCTCAGCTCAGATTATTACACTCCCACTTGGGAAGCTTATGGCTGCAACACTTCCCACAAAACCAATTCAAGTCCCTTTCACAGATTTGTCTTTTTCGTTGAATCCGGGGCCATTCTCTTTGAAGGAACATGTTTTGATAACCATCTTTGCTAGTTCGGGATCTAGTGGTGTTTATGCGATTAGCATTATCACAATTGTTAAGGCTTTCTATCACAAAAACATACATCCTGTAGCGGCTTATTTGTTAGCGTTATCGACTCAAATGCTAGGGTATGGATGGGCTGGGATTTTCAGAAGGTTCCTTGTTGATTCACCTTACATGTGGTGGCCTGAAAACCTTGTGCAGGTGTCTTTATTTAGAGCATttcatgaaaaagaaaaaaggccTAAAGGAGGAACGTCTAGGCTGCAATTCTTTTTCATAGTCTTTGTAGCTAGCTTTGTGTATAACATCGTTCCCGGGTACTTTTTCCAAGCAATATCAACTGTCTCTTTTGTTTGCATGATTTGGAAAGATTCTATCACTGCACAACAGATTGGTTCGGGAATGAAAGGCCTTGGTGTTGGTTCATTCGGCCTTGATTGGAATACGGTTGCTGGCTTCTTAGGTAGTCCTTTGGCTGTTCCTGGATTTGCCACCATCAACATACTGGCTGGATTTTTATTGTATATGTATGTTTTGATTCCAATTGCTTATTGGAACAATTTATTCGATGCTCAAAAGTTTCCACTCATCAGCTCTCACACCTTTGACTCTACTGGTTCAACATACAACGTTACTCGCATTCTCAATACCAAAACTTTTGACATTGATTTGGAAAGTTACAACAATTACAGCAAGATCTATATGAGTATCACGTTTGCGTTCAAATATGGATTGAGCTTCACTGCTCTTACAGCCACTATTTCGCACGTTGTCCTCTTCCACGGAGAAATGATTCTACAGATGTGGAAGAAGACAACGAATTCACTAAAACAACTCGGAGATGTGCATACAAGAATCATGAAGAAAAACTATGAGCAAGTCCCTGACTGGTGGTTTATCACCATTTTGATTCTAATGGTTATGATGGCTTTACTAGCCTGCGAAGGCTTCGGCAAACAGCTCCAACTTCCATGGTGGGGAGTCTTACTTTCTCTATCAATTGCATTATTATCCACCTTACCAATAGGTGTCATTGAAGCAACAACAAACATAAGAACAGGTCTCAATGTGATCACAGAGTTGGTTATCGGTTTCATCTATCCAGGAAAGCCACTAGCTAATGTAGCTTTCAAAACCTACGGCCATATCAGCATGGTACAAGCACTTGGTTTTCTTGGTGACTTCAAATTAGGCCACTATATGAAAATTCCACCAAAATCAATGTTCATTGTGCAGCTTGTAGGCACAGTAGTTTCTTCATCTGTTCAATTTGGAACAGCATGGTGGCTTCTTACATCTATCGAGAACATATGCGATGAATCATTGTTGCCAAAAGGTAGTCCTTGGACATGTCCTGGTGATGATGTGTTCTATAATGCCTCCATCATATGGGGAGTTGTAGGGCCAAAAAGAATGTTTACCAAAGACGGCGTTTATCCTGAGATGAACTGGTTCTTCCTTATTGGTCTACTTGCACCTGTTCCAGTGTGGCTTCTTTCTCgcaaatttccaaaccaaaagtGGATTAAACTCATCAACATTCCTACTATCGCTGTAGGTGCATCTGGCATTCCACCAGTGAGATCTGTGAATTATATTACATGGGGACTTGTTGgaatatttttcaatttctatGTTTATAGGAAGTTCAAAGGCTGGTGGGCTAGACATACTTATATTCTGTCAGCTGGTTTAGATGCTGGAGTTGCTTTTATGGGTTTAGTACTTTACTTTGCTCTTCAATCTTATGGTATTTTTGGCCCAACATGGTGGGGTCTTGAAGCAGATCATTGTCCTTTGGCCAGATGCCCCACAGCTCAAGGGGTACATGCAGAGGGTTGTCCTGTTCCCTGA
- the LOC131610361 gene encoding oligopeptide transporter 1-like isoform X1 has protein sequence MQEAEIPSGGVSDEYSINDSPIEQVRLTVPITDDPSQPALTFRTWILGLASCVLLAFVNQFLGYRTNPLKISSVSAQIITLPLGKLMAATLPTKPIQVPFTDLSFSLNPGPFSLKEHVLITIFASSGSSGVYAISIITIVKAFYHKNIHPVAAYLLALSTQMLGYGWAGIFRRFLVDSPYMWWPENLVQVSLFRAFHEKEKRPKGGTSRLQFFFIVFVASFVYNIVPGYFFQAISTVSFVCMIWKDSITAQQIGSGMKGLGVGSFGLDWNTVAGFLGSPLAVPGFATINILAGFLLYMYVLIPIAYWNNLFDAQKFPLISSHTFDSTGSTYNVTRILNTKTFDIDLESYNNYSKIYMSITFAFKYGLSFTALTATISHVVLFHGEMILQMWKKTTNSLKQLGDVHTRIMKKNYEQVPDWWFITILILMVMMALLACEGFGKQLQLPWWGVLLSLSIALLSTLPIGVIEATTNIRTGLNVITELVIGFIYPGKPLANVAFKTYGHISMVQALGFLGDFKLGHYMKIPPKSMFIVQLVGTVVSSSVQFGTAWWLLTSIENICDESLLPKGSPWTCPGDDVFYNASIIWGVVGPKRMFTKDGVYPEMNWFFLIGLLAPVPVWLLSRKFPNQKWIKLINIPTIAVGASGIPPVRSVNYITWGLVGIFFNFYVYRKFKGWWARHTYILSAGLDAGVAFMGLVLYFALQSYGIFGPTWWGLEADHCPLARCPTAQGVHAEGCPVP, from the exons ATGCAG GAAGCTGAGATACCAAGTGGAGGAGTGTCTGATGAATATAGTATTAATGATAGTCCCATTGAGCAAGTGAGGCTTACAGTTCCAATCACTGATGACCCTTCTCAGCCAGCACTCACTTTCAGGACATGGATTCTAGGATTAGCTTCATGTGTGCTTCTTGCATTTGTGAATCAATTCTTAGGCTACAGAACCAACCCTTTGAAAATCAGTTCTGTCTCAGCTCAGATTATTACACTCCCACTTGGGAAGCTTATGGCTGCAACACTTCCCACAAAACCAATTCAAGTCCCTTTCACAGATTTGTCTTTTTCGTTGAATCCGGGGCCATTCTCTTTGAAGGAACATGTTTTGATAACCATCTTTGCTAGTTCGGGATCTAGTGGTGTTTATGCGATTAGCATTATCACAATTGTTAAGGCTTTCTATCACAAAAACATACATCCTGTAGCGGCTTATTTGTTAGCGTTATCGACTCAAATGCTAGGGTATGGATGGGCTGGGATTTTCAGAAGGTTCCTTGTTGATTCACCTTACATGTGGTGGCCTGAAAACCTTGTGCAGGTGTCTTTATTTAGAGCATttcatgaaaaagaaaaaaggccTAAAGGAGGAACGTCTAGGCTGCAATTCTTTTTCATAGTCTTTGTAGCTAGCTTTGTGTATAACATCGTTCCCGGGTACTTTTTCCAAGCAATATCAACTGTCTCTTTTGTTTGCATGATTTGGAAAGATTCTATCACTGCACAACAGATTGGTTCGGGAATGAAAGGCCTTGGTGTTGGTTCATTCGGCCTTGATTGGAATACGGTTGCTGGCTTCTTAGGTAGTCCTTTGGCTGTTCCTGGATTTGCCACCATCAACATACTGGCTGGATTTTTATTGTATATGTATGTTTTGATTCCAATTGCTTATTGGAACAATTTATTCGATGCTCAAAAGTTTCCACTCATCAGCTCTCACACCTTTGACTCTACTGGTTCAACATACAACGTTACTCGCATTCTCAATACCAAAACTTTTGACATTGATTTGGAAAGTTACAACAATTACAGCAAGATCTATATGAGTATCACGTTTGCGTTCAAATATGGATTGAGCTTCACTGCTCTTACAGCCACTATTTCGCACGTTGTCCTCTTCCACGGAGAAATGATTCTACAGATGTGGAAGAAGACAACGAATTCACTAAAACAACTCGGAGATGTGCATACAAGAATCATGAAGAAAAACTATGAGCAAGTCCCTGACTGGTGGTTTATCACCATTTTGATTCTAATGGTTATGATGGCTTTACTAGCCTGCGAAGGCTTCGGCAAACAGCTCCAACTTCCATGGTGGGGAGTCTTACTTTCTCTATCAATTGCATTATTATCCACCTTACCAATAGGTGTCATTGAAGCAACAACAAACATAAGAACAGGTCTCAATGTGATCACAGAGTTGGTTATCGGTTTCATCTATCCAGGAAAGCCACTAGCTAATGTAGCTTTCAAAACCTACGGCCATATCAGCATGGTACAAGCACTTGGTTTTCTTGGTGACTTCAAATTAGGCCACTATATGAAAATTCCACCAAAATCAATGTTCATTGTGCAGCTTGTAGGCACAGTAGTTTCTTCATCTGTTCAATTTGGAACAGCATGGTGGCTTCTTACATCTATCGAGAACATATGCGATGAATCATTGTTGCCAAAAGGTAGTCCTTGGACATGTCCTGGTGATGATGTGTTCTATAATGCCTCCATCATATGGGGAGTTGTAGGGCCAAAAAGAATGTTTACCAAAGACGGCGTTTATCCTGAGATGAACTGGTTCTTCCTTATTGGTCTACTTGCACCTGTTCCAGTGTGGCTTCTTTCTCgcaaatttccaaaccaaaagtGGATTAAACTCATCAACATTCCTACTATCGCTGTAGGTGCATCTGGCATTCCACCAGTGAGATCTGTGAATTATATTACATGGGGACTTGTTGgaatatttttcaatttctatGTTTATAGGAAGTTCAAAGGCTGGTGGGCTAGACATACTTATATTCTGTCAGCTGGTTTAGATGCTGGAGTTGCTTTTATGGGTTTAGTACTTTACTTTGCTCTTCAATCTTATGGTATTTTTGGCCCAACATGGTGGGGTCTTGAAGCAGATCATTGTCCTTTGGCCAGATGCCCCACAGCTCAAGGGGTACATGCAGAGGGTTGTCCTGTTCCCTGA